The following are encoded in a window of Colletotrichum lupini chromosome 3, complete sequence genomic DNA:
- a CDS encoding glycosyl hydrolase family 10: protein MYAKAVLAVLLGSGLVSAQLNTLAVRAGLKYFGTAVDERRTTTDAAYMAIVNNTAEFGSLVPENGQKWAYTEPTQNTFSYTSGDIIPNIAKANGQILRCHTLTWHSQLPNWVSSGSWTAATLTAVINTHISNVLKHYLGQCYAWDVVNEAAADDGSWRTSVFYTVLGTDYLPISFRAARAADPNAKLYYNDYNLEYNGAKTNRVYEAVTIVQNAGAPIDGVGFQGHLIVGSTPGRSALATALRRFTALGLEVAYTELDIRHSSLPASSAALVTQGNDYANVVGSCLDVAGCVGVTIWGFTDKYSWIPETFSGAGDALLWDASFNKKPAYTSVSSVLAAAATGAVPTTTSRATTLITTTTSAAATTSSAASGAGQVRWGQCGGIGWTGPTTCQSPYVCTKANDYYSQCL from the exons ATGTACGCCAAGGCTGTTCTCGCGGTTCTGTTGGGCTCCGGCCTCGTTTCGGCTCAGCTCAACACCCTTGCCGTCCGCGCCGGTCTGAAGTACTTCGGCACGGCCGTCGATGAGCGCCGCACAACTACGGATGCCGCCTACATGGCAATTGTGAACAACACTGCCGAATTTGGTTCCCTGGTACCTGAGAACGGACAAAAATGGGCGTATACCGAGCCTACTCAGAACACCTTCTCTTACACCTCGGGAGACATT ATTCCGAATATTGCAAAGGCGAACGGCCAGATCCTGAGATGCCACACCTTGACATG GCACTCTCAACTCCCCAACTGGGTCTCGAGCGGATCATGGACAGCAGCAACCCTGACTGCCGTCATCAACACGCATATTTCCAACGTTCTAAAGCACTATCTCGGCCAGTGCTACGCCTGGGATGTCGTCAATGAAGCAGCAGCAGACGACGGAAGCTGGCGCACCAGCGTCTTCTACACCGTCCTCGGCACCGACTACCTTCCCATCTCCTTTAGAGCTGCCAGGGCTGCTGATCCCAATGCCAAGCT CTACTACAACGACTACAACCTCGAGTACAACGGCGCAAAGACCAACCGCGTCTACGAAGCCGTCACCATCGTCCAGAACGCCGGCGCACCCATCGACGGTGTTGGCTTCCAGGGCCACTTGATCGTGGGCTCCACCCCGGGCCGCAGCGCCCTCGCGACCGCCCTCCGCCGCTTCACCGCCCTCGGCCTCGAAGTCGCCTACACGGAGCTCGACATCCGCCACTCCAGCCTGCCCGCCTCCAGCGCCGCCCTCGTCACACAGGGCAACGACTATGCCAACGTCGTCGGTTCCTGCTTGGACGTTGCCGGGTGCGTCGGCGTCACCATCTGGGGCTTCACCGACAAGTACAGCTGGATCCCTGAGACATTCAGCGGTGCCGGTGATGCCCTTCTGTGGGACGCCAGCTTCAACAAGAAGCCTGCGTACACGTCTGTTTCCTCTGtacttgctgctgctgctactgGTGCCGTTCCGACTACGACTTCGCGCGCGACGACTTTGATTACGACTACTACATCTGCTGCTGCGACTACGAGTAGTGCTGCCTCTGGCGCCGGACAGGTCCGCTGGGGCCAGTGCGGTGGTATTGGCTGGACCGGGCCTACTACTTGCCAGTCTCCTTACGTCTGTACCAAGGCGAATGACTACTACTCTCAATGTCTCTGA